The segment GTGAGTCAGTGATTGCCAGCACCTTGGCGCCGCGCTCCATGGCGAAGCGCGCCAGTTGCAGGGTGTCGAGGGAGTAGCGCGGCAGGGAAATGGCCAGCAGCACATCCTGCTGGGTGATGGCCGCCAGCCGATAGGCGGCGTTTTCGTTACCACCCTCCATGCTGATGGCGATTGCGTCAGCACAGAATGGCGTCAGCGTAGCGGCAGCCAGACCGGCCATATAGGCACTGTTGCCAAAGCCTAGGACAAAGATCTTGCGCGCCTTGATCAGGCTGTCGACAAAGGCTTCGAAGGCCGTTTCCGGGTTGTTGGAGCCTGCGTTGCCGAGGTTGACGCTGGCACTGCGTATCTGCTCATGCAGGCCGAATTCGCCACCGGCGCGTTGCTCAAGTTCACTGCGCAGCTTGTCGACCGGAGAAACCATTTGCTGCAACGTCGCGACCAATTCGGTCTTCAGACCGGTATAGCCCCCCAGGTTCATCACCCTGGCCAGGCGATTGACCGCTGAAGGCGAGGTGCCGGTCTCCAGGGCCAGTTCCTCGATGGTCAGGGTCGCGGCCTTCAGCGGATGACGCAGGATGAAGTCGGCGACCTTGCGCAGAGACGGCTGCAAGTCCGGCGCAAGCTCCGTCAATTTGCGCATCACCGGAGCGGCATAGACCGTTGCGTTCTTGGGGTCGGTAGGCATGGGTAATCAGCGCTTCTGAAAGTGTCTGGGAGGCGCAAGCATCCGGCTTGGCCAACCTGCATGAGTCGGGCTGAAGTGTATCCGAAGCCGGCGGGGCAGATGCGCGGCCTTGCCAGATATCTCGCGAGGATCCCCCTCAGGCCGCTACCGCGCGCCGCCCATCCGGCCCGACGCTATTTCAGGCTGCCGGAAAGGAACTGTTTGAGACGGTCGGACTGAGGATTGGCCAGCACTTCCTTCGGGCAACCGCGCTCTTCCACCAGGCCCTTGTGCAGGAACACCAGCTGGTTGGACACCTCACGGGCGAAGCCCATTTCGTGCGTCACCACCACCATGGTGCGGCCTTCCACGGCCAGGTCCTTCATCACCTTCAGCACTTCGCCCACCAGCTCCGGGTCCAGCGCCGAGGTGGGTTCGTCGAACAGCATCACCTCCGGCTCCATGGCCAGGGCACGGGCGATGGCCACGCGCTGCTGCTCACCGCCGGACATGTGCGCCGGGTAGGCATCCTTGCGATGGGCCACGCCCACCTTGGCCAGGTAGTGCTCGGCCTTTTCGATGGCTTCCTTCTTCGGCACGCCGAGCACATGCACGGGCGCTTCGATCACGTTCTCCAGGGCGCTCATGTGCGACCACAGGTTGAAGTGCTGGAACACCATCGCCAGGCGCGAGCGCATGCGCTGCAGCTGCTTGGGATCGGACGCCTTCAGGCCGCCGGACTTGTCGGCCTTCAGCTTGAGTTCCTCATTGTTGAGCTTGATAGAACCGCCATGGGGCTGCTCCAGCATGTTGATGCAGCGCAGGAAGGTACTTTTGCCCGAGCCGCTGGAGCCGATGAGGCTGATGACGTCGCCGGCCCTGGCCGCCAGGGACACGCCCTTGAGCACTTCGTGGCTGCCGTAGCGTTTGTGGAGGTTGTCGATTTCGAGTTTGTACATGGCGGTAGCCTCGTCAATTCAGTCGCTGAGCAGGCGACCGTGGCGAATGGGAATACGGCCGGCGACCTTGGCCAGCCACAGGCCAGGCTGGGCGAAGCGCAGGCGCTCGCGGGCGTAGACGATGCCGTCGGTGCTGGCCAGGACCACGCTGCGACGATCACTGATCGGATCGATCACTTCGAACAAGGGGTCTCCCACCTTGACTCGCGCTCCGAGCGGCTGGAGAAAACTCACGACGCCGGGATGTGGCGCACAGGCGTACTGCGCGCCGGCAAAGGGCGTGGCTTCGCAGCGACTTTCCGGCGCCTCAGGCCAATCACCTTCGATCAGTCCCTGTTCGGCGAGGAAAGCGAGAATGGCCTGGGCACTGGCCTCGGCCTGTTCCCGGCCGGTATCGGCCATGCCACGCAATTCGATGGTGGTGGCCACGCAGGCTGAAGGAATATTCGCTGCCGGGAATCGCTCGGCCAGGCGCAGCCAGGGCGCCGCGCAGGCTTCATCGAAGGCATTGCCGCCACAGCTGTCGGCCAGTAGCGCGACACCGGCATCCAGGTGCGCGGCCAGGCTGCGCAGGACTGGCCAGTGCGGGGGCAGCGCATAGAGCAGCATGATCGACTCGAAATCGCAGTGAAGGTCGAGCACCAGGTCGGCATCGCAAGCCTGCCGCAACAGCAGACGGCGCAGGGCGTCGAGTGGTGAAGTGGCTGCTGGCAATGCATCGATGGCCGTGCGCATCAGGCTGCGAATCAACTTCACGTTGTCGCTCGCGTCGCTGCCAAGACGGCCTTCGAGTTGGGATGCAACCATCTCGGCCAGTTCCGGGAATTCCCGATTGAAGTTCTGCCCACTGGCGAAATCGAAACGGCCCTGATGGGTCGCCTGAATCATCTGCGCCAGGCCGATCGGATTGGCCACCGGGACCAGTTCGATCACGCCGGCCAGGCGACCTTGCTCTTCAAGTTCGCTCAGCAGGCGCTTGAGTTCGACGGCCACGCGCATGCCGGGCAGTTCGTCGGCATGCAGTGACGCCTGGATGTAGGCCTTGCGTGGTCCGCTGCCAAAGCGAAAGAGCGACAGGCTCCGCTCGGTCCCCGGGGCACTCCAGGGCAGGCTGTACTGGATGTGTTGCATGCGGAAGTCCTCAGTGCTTTCTCGGTGCCAGGTACGCCAGCCAGCGGCACTCGGCCAGCTTGAACAGACGCACCAGGATGAAGGTCAGGGCCAGGTAGAAAACACCGGCAGTGATGAAGGCCTCGAACGGCAAATAGAAGCGCGCGTTGACCGTGCGCGCGGCGCCGGTGATGTCGATCAGGGTGACGATGGACGCCAGGCTGGTGGTGTGCAGCATCATGATGACTTCGTTGCTGTACTGCGGCAGCGCACGGCGCAGGGCCGACGGCAGCAGGATGCGGCGATAGAGTCCGGCGCGGGACATGCCCACGGCCTTGGCCGCCTCGATCTCGCCATGGGCCGTTGTCTTCAAGCTGCCGGCGAGGATTTCCGCGGTGTAGGCGCTGGTGTTGATGGCAAAGGCCAGGCAGGCGCAGAAGGTCGCATTGGACAGGTAGGGCCAGAGCGCGCTCTCGCGCACGGATTCGAACTGGGCCAGGCCGTAGTAGATGAGGAACAGCTGCACCAGCATCGGCGTGCCGCGGATCACATAGGTGTAGAGCCACGCCGGAGCGTTCAGCCACGGCGAGCGGGAGACCCGCATCAACCCCAGTGGCATGGCCAGTGCCAGGCCGATTGCCAGTGAGACCAGAAGAATTGAAAGGGTTACCAGGACACCATTGAAGTAAAGCGGCAGGTTGGCCCAGATAAGGTCGTAGTCGAAGTTCATGGGTTCGCACCTGTACTCACAGAAGGGCGGCTCTTGTGCCGACCGAGAAATGCCTTTCCAGGTAGCGCAGCGTCAGCAGGGACAGACTGGTCAGCACCAGGTAAAGCCCCGCCACGGTCAGGAAGAACGTAAAGGGCTCATGGGTCGCATCCGCTGCATTCTTGGCCTTGAACATCATGTCCTGCAGGCCGATCACCGAAATCAGTGCGGTGGATTTGGTCAGCACCAGCCAGTTGTTGGTGAAACCGGGAATCGCCAGGCGGATCATCTGCGGCACCAGGATGCGGAAGAACACCTTGGCCCCGCTCATGCCGTGAGCCAGGCCCGCCTCGCCCTGCCCCTTCGGAATCGCCATGAAGGCGCCACGGAAAGTTTCGGACAGGTACGCCCCGAAGATGAAGCCGAGGGTGCAGACACCGGCGACAAAGGGATTGATGTCGATGTACCCGGGGTGACCGAACAAGGGTGCCACCCGGTTCACCAGGTCCTGGCCGCCATAGAAGATCAGCAGGATCAGCACCAGATCAGGGAGACCACGAACCAGCGTGGCGTAGCTTTCGCCAAGCAGCGCCAGCCACTTCAGCGGAGACAGCCGACACGCCGCCCCGACAAGGCCCAGGACAATCGCCAGGGCCATGGACGTCAGGGCCAGGCCCAGGGTCAGCCAGGCACCATCGAGAATGGTCGGGCCGTAGCCGTGGAGCATGATCAGAGTCCTCATGCGATGCGCTGGACGATGCGCTGGACGATGCGCGGAAAGTCGAGAAAGAGCGCCTCTGTCAAAGAGGCGCCGGCGTCACTCGCCGTAGATGTCGAACGCGAAGTACTTGGCTTGCACCTGCTGGTACTTGCCGTTGGCACGGATGGCATCGATGGCGGCATTGAAGCGCGCGACGTTCGCGCTATCGCCTTTGCGAAAGGCAATCCCGGCCCCTTTGCCGAAGTAGTTGGGGTCGCTGAAGTCCGGACCAACCAGGGCAAACCCCTTGCCCGTCGGCGTTTTGATAAAGCCTTCGTCGATATTGATGATGTCGGCCAGGGTGGCGTCCAGACGCCCGGCGGCAAGATCGAGGAAGGCCTCGTTCTGCGAGGCGTAACGCACCACTTCGATGCCCGCCGATTCAAATCGATCGGTCGCGTAGCGGTCGTAGGTCGAGGCGCGCTGCACACCGACCTTCTTGCCTTTGAGGTCGACCAGCGGATCATTGATCACGGAGCCGGCCTTCATCGCCAGCTTGCCTGGGGTGTGGTAGTACTTTTTGCTGAAATCCACGGATTTCAGGCGGTCTTCGGTAATCGACATCGAAGACAGCACCGCATCGACCTTGCGCACCTTCAACGACGGGATCAGCCCATCGAACTCCTGCTCGACCCATTCACACTTGATCTTCATTTCGGCGCACAGGGCATTGCCGATGTCGTAGTCGAAGCCGCTGATGTTGCCTTCCGTGGTCTTGAAGCCGAAGGGCGGGTAGGCCGCTTCGATACCGATGCGCAGGGTGTCCTCGCCGGCTTGGGCCAGGGTGCTGAAGGCGGCCAGCGCCAGGGTGCCTAGAAGTACGATCTTGTTCATCTTGTTGACTCCTTGAGGGGGCGTTTGGGGATCGAAGCCTGAAAAACGCCCTGAGTAGCGCTTTTCGAGGACAGCGTTGGCTCAAGCGTGGCGTCAGACGGCGCCACATCCTTGCGAACCTTGTGAGTAGGGGGGCCCGACCTGGAAAGGTTGGCCGGGTCGATTGCTTGAGCTGTGCATATGAATGACATGTTTTGTGTCAGCATGCAACACAATGACACTACAAATGTCACATGATCGGTCCGGGAGACCGCATGACGCGCTTCGCACCACCGGCGATGCGCGCGCGGTCCAGATCACTCCGTTGGTTTCCAGGGCACGCTCCGATTCAACAACCGAGGCCGGGTCGCCTCGGCCCAAACACCAGCCCCGGCCTGACTTCGAAGCCCCCACCTCCGAACGGCGAACTTATACATACAAATGGAAATGCCAATTTTCGCCGGCCGATCTACCGTTACCCATTGGTAGTCCCAGACAAGTGGCAAGGCGAGTTATGGCTTGGCAACAATGCCCCGTATGTCATGGCAGCCGCGCCATCAAGAAGGACGGCCGCACTGTCGAGTGCCGCTACTGCCGAGGCCTGGGGCGGGTGTACGACTGTCCGCCGAAGCCGTCTTCCGGTGGGCTGTTGTTCATGACGCTCCTGCAGGTAACGGCGTCCCTCGGGGCTGGCTACCTGGCGGTCACCTACACCAGGCACTGGGAACAGATGCACAGCCTGATCCTCGGTGTCATGGCCGCGGTTGCGGTCTACTGGGTGCTGACGCTGAAGGTGTTCCGCGAGCTGATCCTGCTGGGGTTGGCGCTGGCGATCCTGTATCAGCTGTACCAGGCGTGGCTCATTCACTACTGACCCGCCTCTGACCGGGCACGTCCTGGCTGAGATCGCCCGTTTTCTCACCATCGCAACACTTGCCCCCTCTTCTCCTCCCGAGTAGTCCGAAACTCCCATGCCGCCTGGGAGTATCGGTCGATGCGCGCGCCCCCGGCTGTTCCTCATAGTGATGATCGGTTGCAAAAAAAGGGTCAACGGTCAGGCCTCGATGACCACCACTGCTCAGGAGAAAGCCATGGCTATTACGACGACGGGCAGCCTTACAGTTCTTGATGAGACGGCGGGGTTGCAGAACTTCACCGCTACGCCAAGCGCTTTTGAAGACGCGAACGACACCGAAATTCTGTTGACGGCCCTGCCCTCGCTCTTCTCCAACCGTTTGACAGAACTCCTGGCCGGCACCGCAACGAATGCGGCCTTGAGTGGGTATACCGGTGCCGCGGGCAACACGGGCAGCAATGCGTTCACCATCAGCGCGGCGCCCGGCGCAAGCATTACCGATGTCAGCTTCGTCGACAGTTCTGGTGCAGCACTCAATGGGCTGGACAGCGGACTGGATACGCTCGATGGCACCAGCATCTTTCTCTATACCGATACGAGCAACAACAACATCCTGCTGGGCCGGGCCGGCGGCCCAACCGGCGCGATCGTGTTCGCTGCCTATATCGAAGAAACCGGATCACCGGTCTCGGGCGGCAAGATCTGGACCGTGGAATACCAACCGCTCAAGCACCCGGACACCACCAATCCCGACGATGCCCTCAATCTGGCGAACAAGGTTTTCATTGGTACCAGTGAGGACCTGGTGTTCAGCCTGGCCAATGCACCCTCCGGTCAGAACCTGTTCCTGATGTTCACCACGGCGACCCCCACCGTTGTCGATGGCCGGATCACGGACCCCACCATCATCGCCACCGGCAAGAACCCCGCTGACCAGTCAGCGGGCGCCAACATTACGACTGGCGACACGATCAATACCAGCCAGGCGGGTGGCCCGACCACCTTCGGCACCAACAATCAGATGATCACGGAACAGGAGGGCATCCGCTTTACGTTCGTCACCG is part of the Pseudomonas lalkuanensis genome and harbors:
- a CDS encoding MurR/RpiR family transcriptional regulator; its protein translation is MPTDPKNATVYAAPVMRKLTELAPDLQPSLRKVADFILRHPLKAATLTIEELALETGTSPSAVNRLARVMNLGGYTGLKTELVATLQQMVSPVDKLRSELEQRAGGEFGLHEQIRSASVNLGNAGSNNPETAFEAFVDSLIKARKIFVLGFGNSAYMAGLAAATLTPFCADAIAISMEGGNENAAYRLAAITQQDVLLAISLPRYSLDTLQLARFAMERGAKVLAITDSPASPLSNIAEHVLFAPADHPVLTSSNIAVLALVEALVAGVMARNKEAVKLATELTESVMSYLHMPTGRRLPKK
- a CDS encoding ABC transporter ATP-binding protein; protein product: MYKLEIDNLHKRYGSHEVLKGVSLAARAGDVISLIGSSGSGKSTFLRCINMLEQPHGGSIKLNNEELKLKADKSGGLKASDPKQLQRMRSRLAMVFQHFNLWSHMSALENVIEAPVHVLGVPKKEAIEKAEHYLAKVGVAHRKDAYPAHMSGGEQQRVAIARALAMEPEVMLFDEPTSALDPELVGEVLKVMKDLAVEGRTMVVVTHEMGFAREVSNQLVFLHKGLVEERGCPKEVLANPQSDRLKQFLSGSLK
- a CDS encoding succinylglutamate desuccinylase/aspartoacylase family protein; this encodes MQHIQYSLPWSAPGTERSLSLFRFGSGPRKAYIQASLHADELPGMRVAVELKRLLSELEEQGRLAGVIELVPVANPIGLAQMIQATHQGRFDFASGQNFNREFPELAEMVASQLEGRLGSDASDNVKLIRSLMRTAIDALPAATSPLDALRRLLLRQACDADLVLDLHCDFESIMLLYALPPHWPVLRSLAAHLDAGVALLADSCGGNAFDEACAAPWLRLAERFPAANIPSACVATTIELRGMADTGREQAEASAQAILAFLAEQGLIEGDWPEAPESRCEATPFAGAQYACAPHPGVVSFLQPLGARVKVGDPLFEVIDPISDRRSVVLASTDGIVYARERLRFAQPGLWLAKVAGRIPIRHGRLLSD
- a CDS encoding ABC transporter permease; translated protein: MNFDYDLIWANLPLYFNGVLVTLSILLVSLAIGLALAMPLGLMRVSRSPWLNAPAWLYTYVIRGTPMLVQLFLIYYGLAQFESVRESALWPYLSNATFCACLAFAINTSAYTAEILAGSLKTTAHGEIEAAKAVGMSRAGLYRRILLPSALRRALPQYSNEVIMMLHTTSLASIVTLIDITGAARTVNARFYLPFEAFITAGVFYLALTFILVRLFKLAECRWLAYLAPRKH
- a CDS encoding ABC transporter permease translates to MLHGYGPTILDGAWLTLGLALTSMALAIVLGLVGAACRLSPLKWLALLGESYATLVRGLPDLVLILLIFYGGQDLVNRVAPLFGHPGYIDINPFVAGVCTLGFIFGAYLSETFRGAFMAIPKGQGEAGLAHGMSGAKVFFRILVPQMIRLAIPGFTNNWLVLTKSTALISVIGLQDMMFKAKNAADATHEPFTFFLTVAGLYLVLTSLSLLTLRYLERHFSVGTRAALL
- a CDS encoding ABC transporter substrate-binding protein, translated to MNKIVLLGTLALAAFSTLAQAGEDTLRIGIEAAYPPFGFKTTEGNISGFDYDIGNALCAEMKIKCEWVEQEFDGLIPSLKVRKVDAVLSSMSITEDRLKSVDFSKKYYHTPGKLAMKAGSVINDPLVDLKGKKVGVQRASTYDRYATDRFESAGIEVVRYASQNEAFLDLAAGRLDATLADIINIDEGFIKTPTGKGFALVGPDFSDPNYFGKGAGIAFRKGDSANVARFNAAIDAIRANGKYQQVQAKYFAFDIYGE
- a CDS encoding DnaJ-like cysteine-rich domain-containing protein, producing the protein MAWQQCPVCHGSRAIKKDGRTVECRYCRGLGRVYDCPPKPSSGGLLFMTLLQVTASLGAGYLAVTYTRHWEQMHSLILGVMAAVAVYWVLTLKVFRELILLGLALAILYQLYQAWLIHY